Proteins from a single region of Bradyrhizobium diazoefficiens:
- a CDS encoding CmcJ/NvfI family oxidoreductase has protein sequence MGLQETKIESLPFVTAELNYLAPTSGKPRTYAFDPPPGEPKSTSLPEPHQVPIFDARLITESFSLDREGFALMRHPTQVKDFYNDGEIRTVYYPAVEAFLRATLKADRVVIFDHTVRKRVEGAPDIRDGGPRQPATRVHVDQTAVSGANRVREHLPEEAEELLRGRVQVINLWRPIRGPLRDSPLTMADGTTVAPDDLVASDLIYPNRRGETYSVKYNPNHRWFYFPEMTADEALLLKCYDSATDGRTRFAPHTAFADPTTPPDAAPRESIEVRTLVFHKQ, from the coding sequence ATGGGCCTGCAAGAAACAAAAATCGAATCGCTTCCCTTCGTCACCGCCGAACTCAACTATCTCGCGCCGACATCAGGCAAGCCGCGCACCTACGCCTTCGATCCGCCGCCGGGCGAGCCGAAAAGCACGTCACTGCCGGAGCCGCATCAGGTCCCGATCTTCGATGCGCGCCTCATCACCGAAAGCTTTTCGCTCGACCGTGAAGGCTTTGCGCTGATGCGCCATCCGACCCAGGTGAAGGATTTTTACAACGACGGGGAAATCCGCACCGTCTACTATCCCGCCGTCGAAGCTTTCCTCCGCGCGACGCTGAAGGCGGACCGCGTTGTCATCTTCGATCATACGGTGCGTAAGCGCGTCGAGGGCGCGCCGGATATTCGCGATGGTGGGCCGCGTCAACCGGCGACGCGCGTGCATGTCGATCAAACCGCCGTCTCCGGCGCCAATCGCGTGCGCGAGCACTTGCCTGAGGAGGCCGAAGAACTGCTGAGAGGGCGCGTGCAGGTGATCAACCTCTGGCGGCCGATCCGCGGACCTTTGCGCGATTCACCGCTCACGATGGCCGACGGCACGACGGTCGCGCCCGACGATCTCGTCGCCTCCGACCTGATTTATCCCAACCGCCGCGGCGAGACCTATTCGGTGAAATACAATCCGAACCACCGCTGGTTTTATTTCCCGGAGATGACGGCGGACGAGGCGCTGCTGCTGAAATGCTATGATTCCGCAACGGACGGCCGCACCCGCTTCGCTCCGCACACCGCCTTCGCCGATCCGACCACGCCGCCGGATGCGGCCCCGCGCGAGAGCATCGAAGTGCGCACGCTGGTCTTTCACAAACAGTAA
- a CDS encoding septal ring lytic transglycosylase RlpA family protein: MQAQPTLLLCLTTFSLSAFSIAHAESGLASYYGYGKAAKNGELTCAHRTRPFGSVLKVSYSGRTIQCRVNDRGPFIRGRIVDLSVPAARALGMMSAGVVRVSVE, encoded by the coding sequence GTGCAAGCGCAACCGACGCTATTGCTTTGCCTGACGACTTTCTCGCTTTCTGCATTTTCCATCGCCCACGCTGAAAGCGGACTTGCCTCATATTATGGATACGGGAAAGCCGCGAAGAACGGCGAACTGACCTGCGCGCACCGGACGCGTCCGTTCGGCAGCGTGCTCAAAGTGTCCTACAGCGGGCGGACGATTCAATGCCGCGTCAACGATCGCGGCCCCTTCATTCGCGGCCGCATCGTCGATCTCTCGGTGCCTGCCGCCCGCGCCCTCGGCATGATGAGCGCAGGCGTGGTGCGGGTCTCGGTGGAATAG